In Marivirga salinae, a single window of DNA contains:
- the trpS gene encoding tryptophan--tRNA ligase, with protein MSRILTGIQSSGKPHLGNLLGAIIPAIKLSQDSNNESFFFIADLHSLTTIKDADVRKDNVNAVAAAWLAFGFDTDKNLFYRQSMVPQVTELNWYMSCFTPFPMLANAHSFKDKSDRLADVNAGLFTYPVLMACDIILYDADIVPVGKDQKQHLEMTRDIASGFNHRYGDVFVLPEARIDEQIMTIPGTDGQKMSKSYGNTIDIFQTDKKLRKNVMQIITDSTPMEEPKNPDDCNVYNIYKLLASDEQVAEMRKNYEGGNYGYGHAKQALYELIVEKYSKERELYNHYMENIDELHKKLEKGEEKAAEIATKTLKRVRKVLGF; from the coding sequence ATGTCGCGAATTTTAACGGGTATTCAAAGTTCAGGTAAACCACATTTAGGGAATTTGTTGGGAGCAATTATTCCTGCTATTAAATTATCTCAAGATTCAAATAATGAAAGTTTCTTTTTTATTGCTGATTTACACTCTTTAACTACTATTAAAGATGCTGACGTAAGGAAAGACAATGTGAATGCAGTGGCTGCAGCTTGGTTGGCATTTGGCTTTGATACAGATAAGAATTTGTTCTACAGGCAGTCTATGGTACCTCAGGTAACTGAATTGAACTGGTATATGAGTTGCTTCACGCCATTTCCGATGTTAGCAAATGCTCATTCATTTAAGGATAAATCTGATCGTCTGGCTGATGTAAATGCTGGGCTTTTTACTTACCCCGTTTTGATGGCGTGCGATATTATTTTATATGATGCTGATATAGTTCCTGTTGGGAAAGACCAAAAGCAGCATTTGGAAATGACTCGTGATATAGCGAGTGGTTTCAATCATCGTTATGGAGATGTTTTCGTGTTGCCTGAAGCTAGAATTGATGAGCAAATCATGACAATTCCGGGCACTGATGGTCAGAAAATGAGTAAATCTTACGGCAATACTATCGATATTTTCCAAACCGATAAAAAACTGAGGAAAAATGTGATGCAAATCATTACAGATAGTACGCCAATGGAGGAGCCTAAAAATCCAGATGATTGTAATGTATACAATATCTATAAATTATTGGCTTCAGATGAACAAGTAGCTGAAATGCGAAAGAATTATGAAGGTGGTAATTATGGTTATGGTCATGCTAAGCAAGCGCTTTATGAGTTGATAGTTGAAAAATATTCTAAAGAAAGGGAGCTCTATAACCATTATATGGAAAATATAGATGAGCTTCATAAGAAACTAGAAAAAGGCGAAGAGAAAGCTGCAGAAATAGCTACTAAAACATTGAAAAGGGTACGGAAAGTTTTGGGGTTTTGA
- a CDS encoding DoxX family protein produces the protein MPFKNLSLLILRLAGGLMMLTHGYPKFMKLLSGDFSFADPLGLGEEFSLVATVFAEFICSILVALGLFTRLASVPILFTMLIAALVVHSGDPFGKQEMGLLYAAVFAVTALNGGGNYSLDKIIRNKNI, from the coding sequence ATGCCATTTAAAAATTTAAGTTTATTGATTTTACGTCTAGCCGGTGGGCTTATGATGCTTACACATGGGTATCCCAAATTCATGAAATTGTTGTCTGGAGATTTCAGTTTTGCCGATCCTCTTGGATTAGGAGAAGAATTCAGCTTAGTTGCAACTGTTTTTGCAGAATTTATTTGCTCAATTTTAGTAGCTTTAGGGCTCTTTACCCGTTTAGCCAGCGTTCCTATTTTATTCACTATGTTGATTGCTGCTTTAGTGGTTCATAGTGGAGATCCATTCGGAAAGCAGGAAATGGGCTTATTATATGCAGCAGTTTTTGCTGTTACAGCTCTAAATGGTGGAGGTAATTATAGTTTAGATAAAATCATAAGAAATAAAAATATTTAA
- a CDS encoding DUF1573 domain-containing protein, with the protein MKNIHLLKSTLAIVFLLFFHITVFAQNNTAKITFLEESHDFGTIEEKAGQVKYTFNFFNSGSDSIRLTSVRASCGCTTPFWEKSALMPGDTGKIEVAYNPLNRAGKFAKTVTVRTSSEPETKILRISGYVEPKPKSIEDEFNTELGEIRLKSKFINFGNITTEKAVTKTIEIYNQSEDTISILDRFICADFIKVAKLPAIIPPNKSAEIEIIYLPKIKNDLGFMNDPLTLFTDEVEKSNKGLNVIATINEYFPPMTEEELASAPHIQFETLEYDFGHIDEGQTLSHEFKFTNNGKDTLNIRKTKTTCGCTVSELDKMDYIANESGEIKVTFNSKGRRGTQIKRITVFTNDPTAPTQDLIIKAYVRD; encoded by the coding sequence ATGAAGAATATTCATTTGCTTAAAAGTACACTTGCGATTGTTTTTCTATTATTTTTCCACATTACAGTATTTGCACAAAATAATACTGCAAAAATTACATTCTTGGAAGAAAGCCATGATTTTGGAACCATTGAAGAAAAAGCTGGACAAGTAAAATACACTTTCAATTTTTTCAATTCAGGGTCGGATTCTATTCGACTGACTTCCGTAAGGGCTTCCTGTGGTTGTACCACGCCATTTTGGGAAAAAAGTGCTTTGATGCCAGGAGATACTGGTAAAATTGAAGTAGCCTATAATCCTTTGAACCGAGCCGGAAAATTTGCTAAAACGGTAACAGTAAGGACTTCTAGCGAGCCTGAAACAAAGATTCTAAGAATTTCAGGTTATGTTGAACCAAAACCTAAAAGTATTGAAGATGAATTCAATACTGAATTAGGAGAAATTAGACTTAAAAGTAAGTTTATCAATTTTGGAAATATTACAACTGAGAAAGCAGTTACCAAAACAATAGAAATCTACAACCAATCAGAAGATACTATTAGCATTTTAGATCGCTTTATATGCGCTGATTTTATAAAAGTCGCAAAACTGCCGGCAATTATACCGCCCAATAAATCCGCTGAGATAGAAATTATATACTTACCTAAAATAAAGAATGATTTAGGGTTTATGAATGATCCTTTAACATTATTTACAGATGAAGTTGAGAAAAGTAATAAAGGATTAAATGTGATAGCTACCATCAATGAATACTTCCCACCTATGACGGAAGAAGAATTAGCCAGTGCGCCTCATATTCAATTTGAAACTTTAGAATATGATTTTGGGCATATTGATGAAGGTCAAACGCTTTCACATGAATTTAAATTTACTAATAATGGTAAAGACACCTTAAATATCAGAAAAACAAAGACTACTTGTGGTTGTACTGTATCAGAATTAGACAAAATGGATTATATCGCGAATGAATCAGGGGAAATAAAAGTTACATTCAACTCCAAAGGTAGAAGAGGTACTCAAATCAAAAGGATCACCGTTTTTACTAACGACCCAACTGCGCCTACACAAGATTTGATAATAAAAGCATATGTAAGGGATTAA
- a CDS encoding S41 family peptidase, with amino-acid sequence MMNRLKETLTVLLICFPFLNNAQSAADVVRKVQELMLENYIFLDKAKETNAHLDSLLAANFFEDFDHPPKFAQALSVEMQKITKDKHLNIVPPPPPPHPNEENEELDFITRHLRNMERFRNGGFGNIDLLAGNVGYVELKGFRREDIPKVDAVMEYFSTADAIIIDLRENGGGNSLGLYWSSYFLKKGVGLSGKYERRTDSYSELLTVTVKGQKRLEIPLFILTSDFTFSAAEAFAYDLQSRKRAVIVGENTGGGAHPVNFMPIAQGYGILMPYARSINPITESNWEGIGVTPDIPTTSEDAFEKARKLAQDAAKSYREEPFNKLKALLAKNKITEEEEAMVYDLFKLLLRRKHLEDFMINHMGYFYLDNQKMHSAFIIFKTNLRLFPDSPNAHDSFAEFLALQGKKDEALNHYQQAVTLAKAQDDEQQEMYKRNLLEFESKINR; translated from the coding sequence ATGATGAATCGATTAAAAGAAACTCTAACTGTACTCTTAATTTGTTTTCCCTTTCTAAATAATGCTCAGTCAGCGGCTGATGTAGTCAGGAAGGTACAAGAACTCATGCTGGAAAATTATATTTTCTTAGATAAAGCCAAAGAAACCAATGCGCATTTGGACTCTCTGCTAGCTGCAAATTTCTTCGAAGATTTTGATCATCCTCCAAAATTTGCACAAGCGCTTTCTGTTGAAATGCAAAAGATAACAAAAGACAAACATTTAAACATCGTCCCGCCACCTCCACCACCCCATCCCAATGAGGAAAATGAGGAATTAGACTTTATTACCCGTCACCTCCGCAATATGGAACGATTCAGAAATGGAGGATTTGGAAATATTGACTTACTGGCAGGCAATGTTGGATATGTAGAATTAAAAGGCTTCCGTAGAGAAGATATACCGAAAGTAGATGCCGTAATGGAGTACTTTTCAACAGCTGATGCAATCATCATTGACTTAAGGGAAAATGGAGGAGGAAATAGCCTAGGTCTATATTGGAGCAGCTATTTTTTAAAAAAAGGAGTAGGACTCAGCGGGAAGTACGAAAGAAGGACAGACAGCTATAGCGAACTATTGACGGTAACTGTGAAAGGACAAAAAAGACTGGAAATACCTCTCTTCATTCTTACCAGTGATTTCACTTTTTCAGCAGCTGAGGCATTTGCTTATGACTTGCAAAGCAGAAAAAGAGCCGTGATTGTAGGAGAAAATACAGGCGGTGGTGCACACCCAGTAAATTTTATGCCAATAGCCCAAGGCTATGGAATCTTGATGCCCTACGCCAGATCCATCAACCCAATCACTGAGTCCAACTGGGAAGGCATTGGTGTAACCCCAGACATCCCCACTACAAGCGAAGATGCGTTTGAAAAGGCCAGGAAACTGGCACAAGATGCAGCCAAAAGCTATAGAGAAGAGCCCTTTAATAAGCTCAAAGCACTGCTTGCAAAAAATAAGATAACTGAAGAAGAGGAGGCTATGGTGTATGATTTATTTAAACTTCTATTGCGAAGGAAGCATCTCGAAGATTTTATGATCAATCATATGGGCTATTTCTACCTTGATAATCAAAAAATGCATTCGGCTTTTATTATATTTAAAACAAATTTAAGGTTGTTTCCTGATTCGCCCAATGCTCATGATAGCTTTGCAGAATTCTTAGCACTTCAGGGCAAAAAGGATGAAGCTTTAAATCACTACCAGCAGGCAGTGACCTTAGCAAAAGCACAGGATGATGAGCAACAAGAGATGTACAAACGCAATTTGTTAGAATTTGAGTCAAAAATAAACCGATGA
- a CDS encoding sensor histidine kinase — MKIQHHITISKKNLNHFIFWCVMLIYYISSSWPHESDKVFLFERMFSKTIIQLMLAYLLIYLHTSLFVVKKRRLTFVLFSLLTIYIAYVFYTAIRCYYLVPKYPEIYQYRPPLEFIERITNGYAFIGNITELIFPAIILIVIDYYRKQQELISLKEQKKTTELHLLKHQLNPHFLFNTLNNLYSLSIQKSDRTPEAIAKLSDILDYMLYKCNDNFVSLKGEIALISNYIELEKIRYGKRLDLSFDHSQKDEVKVAPLLLLTFVENAFKHGVTQELNVAKINILVEGNKDNILFKIENSKPVLKSVEENRLQDAIGLQNIRRQLELLYPKQYHLEVVNKQKSFLITLKITPNDL; from the coding sequence ATGAAGATACAGCATCACATAACAATTTCTAAAAAGAATCTCAACCATTTTATCTTTTGGTGTGTGATGCTGATCTACTACATTAGCTCTTCCTGGCCACATGAGTCGGACAAAGTATTCCTGTTCGAACGCATGTTTTCCAAGACGATTATACAGCTCATGTTGGCTTATTTATTAATTTACCTGCACACATCTCTTTTTGTAGTGAAAAAGAGAAGACTTACCTTTGTTTTATTCAGTTTACTTACCATTTATATTGCCTATGTCTTTTACACTGCCATACGCTGTTATTATCTTGTACCTAAATATCCTGAAATTTACCAGTACCGGCCTCCGCTTGAATTTATAGAGCGCATTACCAATGGCTATGCATTTATTGGCAACATAACGGAGCTAATCTTTCCAGCTATAATTCTGATCGTGATTGATTATTATAGAAAGCAGCAAGAGCTGATTAGTTTGAAAGAACAAAAGAAAACGACTGAACTACACCTATTGAAGCATCAGTTGAATCCGCATTTTCTATTCAACACGCTCAATAACCTCTATTCACTGTCGATACAAAAATCTGATCGAACACCGGAAGCCATCGCCAAGCTTTCAGACATATTAGACTATATGCTCTATAAATGCAATGACAATTTTGTTTCACTTAAAGGAGAAATAGCACTAATCAGCAATTATATTGAATTAGAGAAAATCCGATATGGCAAAAGGCTGGATCTTTCGTTTGATCATAGCCAAAAAGATGAAGTAAAAGTAGCGCCTTTACTCCTGCTCACCTTTGTTGAGAATGCTTTTAAACATGGCGTAACCCAGGAACTTAATGTTGCTAAGATTAACATTCTGGTGGAAGGCAATAAAGATAACATCCTATTTAAGATTGAAAACTCAAAACCTGTTTTGAAAAGTGTTGAGGAAAATAGGCTTCAAGACGCCATTGGTTTACAAAACATCAGAAGACAACTTGAATTACTGTATCCTAAACAGTATCATTTGGAGGTAGTCAACAAGCAAAAATCCTTTTTAATTACTCTTAAAATAACTCCTAATGACTTATAA
- a CDS encoding LytR/AlgR family response regulator transcription factor encodes MTYKCIIVDDEELARQLIENHLSQLSDFELLASCSSAIEAHQFLQSETVDLLFMDIEMPVLKGTAFVKNLKAEPKVIFTTAHRDYAVEGFELDAVDYILKPITFERFFKAIEKFLAIQKPLETMDSKDSIYIQINKKNLRLILNDIFFVESFKDYLKIHLAEETLMFKHSLTAFEEKLNPSFLRIHRSYIVNRDKVTAYTKNDVEIGKIELPIGEFYKKNTLEKLGKPLK; translated from the coding sequence ATGACTTATAAATGTATCATTGTAGATGATGAAGAGCTAGCAAGACAACTCATAGAAAACCACCTTTCGCAATTGAGTGATTTTGAGCTCTTAGCTTCCTGCTCTTCCGCAATAGAAGCCCATCAATTTCTTCAAAGTGAAACCGTTGACTTGCTTTTTATGGATATCGAAATGCCGGTGCTGAAAGGTACTGCCTTCGTGAAAAATCTAAAAGCAGAACCCAAAGTGATTTTCACTACTGCCCACCGTGATTATGCAGTCGAAGGTTTTGAGTTGGACGCTGTCGATTATATATTAAAACCCATCACCTTTGAACGTTTTTTTAAAGCCATCGAAAAGTTTTTGGCAATACAAAAACCTTTGGAAACAATGGATAGCAAAGATTCCATTTACATTCAAATCAATAAGAAAAACCTCCGGCTCATACTTAATGATATTTTCTTTGTGGAAAGCTTTAAAGACTATCTAAAAATCCACTTAGCAGAAGAAACATTAATGTTCAAACACAGCCTCACCGCTTTTGAAGAAAAGCTAAATCCAAGTTTTTTGAGAATCCATCGGTCTTATATTGTGAACCGTGATAAAGTGACGGCATATACCAAAAATGATGTAGAAATAGGCAAAATTGAACTTCCTATCGGAGAATTTTATAAAAAGAATACCTTAGAAAAATTAGGAAAACCTCTGAAATAA
- a CDS encoding helix-turn-helix domain-containing protein, with protein MITQYLKTIIFVCLLLCFSALSGYAQEEIYERHIQVSMRVMGHEVLLSAGDSSSRVLPIEKEEDRYGLGFESELQFKPEVLVVTIDSAVKKTGIASSYIVEVEECVSGKVVYSYEIGGSVKQDLVPCVNRMLPKACYRIFFTIVEPNNLLHSFYEPPVESPKNALLEAKGVNYLAFGIPGLALLLLIGLFLYSQKNKPKAKHDPNLTSIGAYQFNKKSMELSFKGEIIELSSKEADLLKLLLNYVNSTVEREHILKTIWGDEGSYIGRTLDVFISKLRKRLEADTSVKIVNVRGIGYKLILKG; from the coding sequence ATGATTACTCAATACCTTAAAACTATCATTTTTGTTTGCTTACTTCTGTGCTTCTCCGCTCTTTCTGGCTATGCTCAAGAGGAGATATATGAAAGACATATTCAGGTATCTATGAGGGTGATGGGGCATGAAGTGCTGCTTAGTGCGGGGGATAGTAGCTCACGTGTATTACCAATAGAGAAAGAGGAAGATAGGTATGGATTAGGATTTGAAAGTGAATTGCAATTTAAACCTGAAGTGCTTGTCGTGACTATTGATAGTGCAGTTAAAAAAACAGGGATTGCAAGCAGTTATATAGTGGAGGTGGAAGAATGTGTTTCCGGCAAGGTAGTTTACAGTTATGAAATAGGGGGGTCGGTTAAACAGGATTTGGTGCCTTGTGTTAACAGGATGTTGCCCAAAGCTTGCTATCGTATTTTCTTTACGATAGTGGAACCTAATAATTTGCTACACTCTTTTTATGAACCGCCTGTTGAATCCCCAAAAAATGCCCTTTTGGAGGCAAAAGGAGTGAATTATTTGGCTTTTGGTATACCAGGATTAGCGTTGCTGCTCTTGATTGGATTGTTTCTGTATTCTCAAAAGAACAAACCAAAAGCCAAGCACGACCCAAATCTTACATCAATAGGAGCCTATCAGTTTAATAAGAAAAGTATGGAGCTTTCATTCAAAGGTGAAATCATTGAATTGTCTAGTAAAGAAGCGGATTTACTTAAGCTACTCTTGAACTATGTGAATAGCACGGTGGAACGCGAACATATTCTGAAAACGATTTGGGGAGACGAGGGTAGTTATATTGGGCGGACTTTGGATGTTTTTATTTCTAAGTTGCGGAAGAGACTGGAGGCAGATACCAGTGTGAAAATTGTCAATGTTCGCGGGATAGGCTATAAGCTTATTTTGAAAGGGTAG
- a CDS encoding ligand-binding sensor domain-containing protein yields MTKKFLLQKSYFLLLSIGLITACSKQEKSSSKNKNTDLTKVPAAKTASTQEIVTLYADENSFWSTFDKHENIKYPQVSEYVRRIFQDQKGHLWFASNAVGVSRYDGDTLSYFSINEGLSGAQVTGITEDKEGNLWFSTNGGVSKYDGKAFTNYTSKNGLRSNRVWSIFQDSHGTIWAGTTKGLCRYDGNKFNPFPIPNFPNSIVRSITEDNKGNLWFGTDGQGIYKYNGDSFSVITQKDGLSDNNVLSILADSKGNIWIGTRFGGLSRYDGISFSHYSVENGIGNNEVCTIYEDKSGNVWFSSEGFGIYRYKEGTITNFSKQEGLPIRAVQSIFEDKEGRFWIGGGDGLYRKAGKSFTKITINGPWENC; encoded by the coding sequence ATGACAAAAAAATTCCTATTACAAAAAAGCTATTTTTTACTTCTCTCTATAGGGTTGATTACTGCTTGCAGCAAACAAGAGAAATCTAGTAGTAAGAATAAAAATACTGATTTAACTAAAGTCCCTGCTGCCAAAACAGCTAGTACTCAAGAAATTGTTACGTTATATGCTGATGAAAACTCATTTTGGAGTACTTTTGATAAACACGAAAATATTAAATATCCACAAGTCAGCGAATATGTAAGAAGAATATTTCAGGATCAAAAAGGGCATCTGTGGTTCGCTTCCAATGCTGTTGGCGTGAGCCGATACGATGGTGATACCCTTAGCTATTTCTCCATAAATGAAGGCCTGAGTGGTGCACAGGTAACGGGAATTACGGAAGACAAAGAGGGGAATCTCTGGTTCTCCACTAATGGAGGCGTATCGAAGTATGATGGTAAAGCATTTACTAATTACACCAGTAAAAATGGATTGAGAAGTAATAGAGTCTGGAGTATATTTCAGGATAGTCACGGAACCATTTGGGCAGGTACAACTAAGGGACTTTGTCGATATGATGGAAATAAATTCAATCCTTTTCCAATTCCTAATTTCCCAAACAGCATAGTAAGGAGCATCACGGAAGACAACAAAGGGAATCTGTGGTTTGGCACTGATGGGCAGGGCATTTATAAATATAATGGTGATTCCTTTAGTGTTATCACCCAAAAAGATGGTTTAAGTGATAATAATGTGCTCAGCATTTTGGCAGATTCTAAAGGGAATATTTGGATAGGTACCAGATTTGGAGGTTTAAGCAGATATGATGGCATCTCTTTTTCTCACTACTCAGTGGAGAACGGTATTGGAAACAACGAAGTATGCACTATTTATGAAGATAAGTCTGGCAATGTGTGGTTCAGTTCTGAAGGTTTTGGTATTTATCGTTACAAAGAAGGCACTATTACGAACTTCAGCAAGCAAGAAGGTCTCCCCATTCGAGCAGTGCAATCTATTTTTGAAGACAAAGAGGGTCGCTTTTGGATAGGCGGAGGAGATGGCCTTTACCGTAAGGCGGGCAAATCCTTTACTAAAATCACAATAAATGGTCCTTGGGAAAATTGTTAA
- a CDS encoding sodium-dependent transporter, giving the protein MASRGGFSNRLGFIAAAAGSAVGLGNIWKFPYEVGENGGAAFLVIYLACAFLICLPIMLAETAIGRNTRLNPFGAFNKIGNRRWGLVGLMGVLSGIMILSFYNVVAGWAFGYFIQIGFGGLLSEGVNYGEYFGGFVSDITDNLLYSIGFMVLTALIVAGGVQKGIERWTKILMPLLVIMIVGLISYGLTLDGAMDGLSFYLVPDFSEITANTFYTALAQAFFSLSLGMGALITYGSYVGKDDSIVGAAALITVADISIAFLAGLMIFPLVFSQPSIEANAGPGLVFVALPGIFETMGSIGPFIGASFFLLLCFAALTSTVSLLEVPVAFVTDQFKTNRKKTVYLVATFIFFVGLPTMLSQGASDFFTNFVYYGGEDKDFFTLIENVFSDLALPLGGFFIAIFAGWSWKNKGFQKELYFGNAALEGTFLEKMIMFMVRFVSPFVVGAIFIISVLQIFFNISLF; this is encoded by the coding sequence ATGGCATCAAGAGGAGGTTTTTCTAACCGTTTAGGTTTTATAGCAGCAGCAGCAGGTTCTGCAGTAGGTTTAGGTAATATTTGGAAGTTCCCTTATGAAGTAGGAGAGAATGGAGGAGCTGCATTTTTGGTAATTTATTTGGCTTGTGCTTTTTTAATCTGTTTACCGATTATGTTGGCTGAAACAGCTATTGGTCGAAATACTAGATTAAATCCGTTTGGGGCATTTAATAAAATCGGAAATCGAAGATGGGGATTAGTTGGCTTAATGGGTGTTTTATCAGGCATTATGATCCTTAGTTTCTACAATGTAGTAGCTGGTTGGGCTTTCGGTTATTTCATACAAATTGGTTTTGGAGGTCTCCTAAGCGAAGGTGTAAATTATGGAGAGTATTTCGGAGGATTTGTTTCTGATATCACCGATAACTTATTGTATTCTATTGGATTCATGGTTTTAACTGCACTCATTGTTGCAGGTGGTGTACAAAAAGGAATCGAAAGATGGACTAAGATCCTAATGCCATTATTAGTAATTATGATTGTTGGCTTAATATCTTATGGCCTAACACTGGATGGTGCCATGGATGGACTATCATTTTATTTGGTGCCTGATTTTAGTGAAATCACAGCTAATACATTCTATACTGCATTAGCTCAAGCTTTCTTCTCTCTTTCTTTAGGGATGGGAGCTTTAATTACTTATGGTTCATACGTTGGTAAAGACGATAGTATAGTTGGAGCAGCTGCTTTGATAACAGTAGCTGATATTTCAATTGCTTTTTTAGCAGGTTTGATGATTTTCCCTTTGGTATTCAGTCAACCGAGTATTGAAGCGAATGCTGGCCCAGGTTTAGTATTTGTAGCTTTGCCAGGGATATTTGAAACAATGGGAAGTATTGGGCCATTTATTGGTGCCTCATTCTTTTTATTATTGTGTTTTGCAGCCTTAACTTCTACAGTTTCTCTATTAGAAGTTCCAGTTGCATTTGTAACCGACCAATTTAAAACCAATCGTAAGAAAACAGTTTATTTAGTTGCTACTTTTATCTTTTTCGTTGGTTTACCAACAATGCTTTCGCAAGGTGCTTCAGATTTCTTTACTAACTTCGTTTATTATGGAGGCGAGGATAAAGATTTCTTTACACTGATTGAAAATGTGTTCTCTGATTTGGCATTGCCTTTAGGAGGTTTCTTTATAGCTATATTTGCTGGATGGTCATGGAAAAATAAAGGTTTCCAAAAAGAACTTTACTTTGGAAATGCTGCTCTTGAAGGTACTTTTCTAGAAAAAATGATAATGTTTATGGTAAGATTTGTTTCGCCATTTGTGGTTGGTGCTATCTTTATAATAAGTGTGCTACAGATATTCTTTAATATTTCATTATTCTAA
- a CDS encoding bile acid:sodium symporter family protein, whose product MQQSFVDFIMPFAIALIMFGIGLELKFKDFYRVFIQPKAVITGVLSQMFLMPLMALALIYFWPIDPVYKVGLMLLAACPGGTASNLVTKLLGGRVALSISMTAFNSFIILFTIPAILQLSFNLFLGKEQEINLSFWETTAQVFYTVIIPVSLGILVNEFTSDNFTQPIKKPLKFILPFILILALLAIIFLDEDNKEVNYLDHLNLLIPLIIFNFITILTGYRLGKFIGLRHESNYTIAIEMGLQNSVLALFIANQVVGNSAISTMAILYSSFSFITTFGLAFLMQRKLIPGFRI is encoded by the coding sequence ATGCAACAATCCTTTGTAGACTTTATAATGCCCTTTGCTATTGCCTTAATTATGTTCGGCATTGGTTTGGAATTAAAGTTTAAAGATTTTTATAGAGTTTTTATTCAACCAAAAGCGGTTATTACAGGTGTTTTAAGCCAGATGTTTTTAATGCCGCTAATGGCTTTAGCTTTAATTTATTTCTGGCCCATTGATCCTGTTTATAAGGTTGGTTTAATGCTTTTAGCAGCCTGCCCAGGTGGCACAGCATCCAATTTGGTAACAAAATTATTAGGTGGAAGAGTGGCTTTATCCATTTCAATGACGGCCTTTAATAGTTTTATTATATTATTTACAATCCCTGCCATTCTTCAATTAAGTTTTAATTTGTTTTTGGGAAAAGAGCAAGAAATTAACTTAAGCTTTTGGGAAACTACTGCTCAAGTTTTCTATACCGTTATAATTCCTGTCTCTCTTGGGATTTTAGTTAATGAATTTACATCTGATAATTTTACGCAACCAATCAAGAAACCATTAAAATTCATTCTACCATTTATATTAATTTTAGCACTTTTAGCAATTATTTTTTTAGATGAAGATAATAAAGAAGTTAACTATTTGGATCATCTTAATTTGTTAATTCCTCTAATTATTTTCAACTTCATTACTATACTTACGGGCTATAGATTAGGGAAATTCATTGGATTAAGACATGAATCAAATTATACCATAGCAATTGAAATGGGCTTACAAAACAGCGTTTTGGCACTTTTTATAGCTAATCAGGTGGTAGGAAATTCAGCTATCAGTACTATGGCCATTTTGTACAGTAGTTTTTCATTTATCACAACTTTTGGCCTGGCATTTTTGATGCAAAGGAAGCTAATACCTGGTTTTAGAATCTAA
- a CDS encoding PadR family transcriptional regulator, which produces MANQQLIKGSLSTIVLHLLQSAGEMYGYEITQKVKQLTSDEIKLTEGALYPTLHKLEAEGTLSTESRKVDGRVRKYYRLTEDGKKATAERMEELEAFLLNMQRVLGFNLKLS; this is translated from the coding sequence ATGGCAAATCAACAATTGATAAAAGGAAGTCTTTCCACCATAGTGCTGCATTTATTGCAAAGTGCGGGTGAAATGTACGGTTATGAGATCACCCAGAAGGTAAAGCAACTCACTTCTGATGAAATCAAATTAACTGAAGGAGCTCTCTATCCTACTTTACATAAATTAGAAGCTGAAGGCACTTTAAGCACGGAAAGCAGAAAAGTGGACGGAAGAGTAAGGAAGTATTACAGATTAACAGAAGACGGTAAGAAAGCCACAGCTGAAAGAATGGAAGAACTAGAGGCTTTTCTATTGAATATGCAACGAGTTTTAGGATTTAATTTAAAATTAAGCTGA
- a CDS encoding 6-pyruvoyl trahydropterin synthase family protein codes for MKVAVFRKEHFNAAHRLNNPNWSEEKNQKVFGKCNNPNFHGHNYELIVKVTGEVNPETGYVMDMKELSDLIKERVLDRFDHKNLNLDTSEFSELNPTAENIAIVIFNLLRDKIDSNKDLKIKLYETERNYVEYPTE; via the coding sequence ATGAAAGTAGCAGTTTTCAGGAAAGAACATTTTAATGCCGCCCATAGGTTAAACAATCCAAACTGGTCGGAAGAAAAAAACCAGAAGGTTTTCGGAAAATGTAACAATCCCAATTTTCATGGTCATAATTACGAACTTATCGTTAAAGTAACAGGAGAAGTTAATCCTGAAACAGGATATGTTATGGATATGAAAGAATTGAGTGATTTGATTAAGGAAAGGGTATTAGACAGATTTGACCATAAAAATTTAAATCTGGATACTTCAGAATTTTCTGAGCTTAATCCTACTGCTGAAAATATTGCAATCGTAATTTTTAATTTATTGAGGGATAAAATTGACTCCAATAAAGATTTAAAAATTAAGTTGTACGAAACGGAAAGAAATTATGTCGAATACCCAACAGAATAA